Proteins encoded by one window of Streptacidiphilus sp. PB12-B1b:
- a CDS encoding nitroreductase family deazaflavin-dependent oxidoreductase, translating into MIQRVSTSRAFARIAPRVLPRLDRAVHRLSGGRVMISQYLLPSLFLTTVGRRSGEPRVTPLACLPEPGGGFLVIGSNFGQARHPAWTGNLLAAPDVTVEHRGRTLPVTARLLEGGEREAAWAALLQMWPPYAAYQARVERQLRIFRLEPLRQRRTERTRTRAAGVSEGVAGNE; encoded by the coding sequence GTGATCCAGCGGGTCTCCACCTCGCGGGCCTTCGCCCGGATCGCCCCGCGCGTCCTGCCCCGGCTGGACCGGGCGGTGCACCGGCTCAGCGGCGGCCGGGTGATGATCAGCCAGTACCTGCTGCCGTCGCTGTTCCTGACGACGGTCGGTCGCCGCAGCGGCGAGCCCCGGGTGACCCCGCTGGCCTGCCTGCCCGAGCCGGGCGGCGGCTTCCTGGTCATCGGCAGCAACTTCGGCCAGGCCCGGCACCCGGCCTGGACCGGCAACCTGCTCGCCGCCCCGGACGTCACGGTCGAGCACCGGGGCCGGACGCTGCCGGTCACCGCCCGGCTGCTGGAGGGCGGGGAGCGCGAGGCGGCCTGGGCGGCGCTGCTGCAGATGTGGCCGCCGTACGCCGCCTACCAGGCGCGGGTGGAGCGGCAGCTGCGGATCTTCCGGCTGGAGCCGCTCCGCCAACGGCGGACGGAGCGGACGCGGACCCGCGCGGCGGGCGTATCCGAGGGCGTCGCGGGGAATGAATGA
- a CDS encoding acetyl-CoA acetyltransferase codes for MPSLHNPVPPEQPRRRVAVVGVAHSDCGRVDDATAFQLHAQAARRALADSGLPRSVIDGVASAGLGLLAPVEVCEYLGLRPRWTDSTSVGGSTWEVMAAHAADAIAAGHAEAVLLVYGSTARADLKARRRTAGLALGAHGPQQFEAPYGHTLISKYAMAARRHMHAYGTTLEQLAGVAVQARANAAANPEAMYRAPLTVDEVLAGPPVASPFTKLHCCIRSDGGCAVLLAAEDYVPDTRHAPVWILGAGEHLSHSLMSQWEDFTVSPAAVSGALAYRRAGVGPADIELAQLYDAFSYMPLVALEDLGFCAKGEGGPFVDAEHGRLLREGALPVNTDGGGLSACHPGMRGLFLITEAVRQLRGDYASTAPARQVPRRDRTPGPPGLALVSGVGGWFCSSATLVLGR; via the coding sequence GTGCCCTCCCTGCACAACCCGGTGCCGCCGGAGCAGCCGCGCCGCCGGGTCGCGGTCGTCGGCGTGGCCCACTCCGACTGCGGCCGGGTGGACGACGCGACCGCGTTCCAGCTGCACGCCCAGGCCGCCCGGCGGGCCCTGGCCGACTCCGGACTGCCGCGCTCGGTGATCGACGGCGTGGCCTCGGCCGGGCTCGGCCTGCTCGCCCCCGTCGAGGTCTGCGAATACCTGGGCCTGCGCCCGCGCTGGACCGACTCCACCTCGGTCGGCGGCTCGACCTGGGAGGTCATGGCCGCCCACGCGGCCGACGCGATAGCGGCCGGCCACGCCGAGGCCGTCCTGCTGGTCTACGGCTCGACGGCCCGCGCCGACCTCAAGGCCCGGCGCCGCACCGCCGGGCTCGCACTGGGCGCACACGGGCCCCAGCAGTTCGAGGCCCCGTACGGGCACACGCTCATCTCCAAGTACGCGATGGCGGCCCGCCGCCACATGCACGCGTACGGGACGACACTGGAGCAGCTCGCGGGCGTCGCCGTGCAGGCCCGGGCCAACGCCGCCGCCAACCCGGAGGCCATGTACCGCGCCCCGCTCACCGTGGACGAGGTGCTCGCCGGGCCGCCCGTCGCCTCCCCCTTCACCAAGCTGCACTGCTGCATCCGCTCGGACGGCGGCTGCGCCGTCCTGCTCGCGGCCGAGGACTACGTCCCGGACACCCGGCACGCCCCGGTCTGGATCCTGGGGGCCGGCGAGCACCTCAGCCACAGCCTGATGTCGCAGTGGGAGGACTTCACCGTCTCCCCCGCCGCCGTCTCCGGCGCCCTCGCCTACCGGCGCGCGGGCGTCGGCCCGGCCGACATCGAGCTGGCGCAGCTGTACGACGCCTTCAGCTACATGCCGCTGGTCGCCCTGGAGGACCTGGGCTTCTGCGCCAAGGGCGAGGGCGGCCCCTTCGTCGACGCCGAGCACGGCCGGCTGCTGCGGGAGGGCGCGCTGCCGGTGAACACCGACGGCGGGGGCCTGTCCGCCTGCCACCCGGGCATGCGCGGCCTGTTCCTGATCACCGAGGCCGTCCGCCAGCTCCGCGGCGACTACGCGTCCACCGCCCCGGCCCGGCAAGTCCCGCGCCGCGACCGCACCCCCGGCCCGCCCGGCCTCGCCCTGGTCAGCGGTGTCGGCGGCTGGTTCTGCTCCTCCGCCACCCTCGTCCTCGGCCGCTGA
- a CDS encoding acyl-CoA dehydrogenase family protein, whose amino-acid sequence MDPAPTPEQEAVRRTLREALAKRCTPEQVRAAAASPSGHDPELWRRLAEQPGLPGLALPAEYGGAGLGPIELALACEETGRVLLPSPLLGSCVLAAGAVLALGTPEQRARLLPALASGERTAALVLPRPLPDGTAAGGGRAGGIQARPRPSQDRTPPDATPDRTPGWLLYGEAAPVVDGARADLLVVAAHTGGFPRSRTVLYLVAGDAPGLTRSRCASLDETRALGRVELRDTVGVPLGDPALDAGPGLDGVGLSAALATAAEAVGAAEHCLARAVEYAQTREQFGRPIGSFQAIKHKLADVYVAVESARSAVHYAAWSLDAATGAGADGGASASAAATAVLLALAQALECLHTAAAEAIQVHGGIAITWEHDIHLYFKRAVADELLFGAPHRLRARAAARAGLFPPGPHAGRGRAAAV is encoded by the coding sequence ATGGACCCCGCGCCCACCCCCGAACAAGAGGCCGTCCGCCGTACCCTGCGCGAGGCCCTGGCCAAGCGCTGCACCCCGGAGCAGGTCCGCGCGGCGGCGGCGAGCCCGTCCGGGCACGATCCGGAGCTGTGGCGGCGGCTCGCGGAACAGCCCGGACTGCCCGGCCTGGCCCTGCCCGCGGAGTACGGCGGCGCCGGGCTCGGGCCGATCGAGCTGGCCCTGGCCTGCGAGGAGACCGGACGGGTGCTGCTGCCCTCGCCGCTGCTCGGCTCCTGCGTCCTGGCGGCGGGCGCCGTCCTCGCGCTGGGCACACCGGAGCAGCGGGCCCGGCTGCTGCCGGCCCTGGCGAGCGGCGAGCGGACCGCCGCGCTGGTCCTGCCGAGACCGCTGCCCGACGGGACGGCTGCGGGCGGCGGCCGCGCCGGCGGCATCCAGGCCCGCCCCCGGCCCTCCCAGGACCGGACGCCGCCCGACGCGACGCCGGACCGTACGCCGGGGTGGCTGCTGTACGGGGAGGCCGCGCCGGTCGTCGACGGCGCCCGGGCCGACCTGCTGGTCGTCGCCGCGCACACCGGGGGCTTCCCGCGCAGCCGGACCGTCCTCTACCTGGTCGCGGGCGACGCCCCCGGGCTCACCCGCAGCCGCTGCGCCTCGCTGGACGAGACCCGCGCGCTGGGGCGGGTGGAGCTGCGCGACACCGTCGGCGTCCCGCTCGGCGATCCGGCGCTGGACGCGGGGCCGGGCCTGGACGGCGTCGGGCTGTCGGCGGCGCTGGCCACCGCCGCCGAGGCGGTGGGCGCGGCCGAGCACTGCCTGGCCCGGGCAGTGGAGTACGCGCAGACCCGGGAGCAGTTCGGCCGGCCGATCGGCTCCTTCCAGGCCATCAAGCACAAGCTCGCGGACGTGTATGTCGCGGTGGAGTCGGCGCGCTCGGCGGTCCACTACGCAGCCTGGTCGCTCGACGCCGCCACGGGCGCCGGCGCCGACGGCGGTGCGTCGGCGTCGGCGGCGGCCACCGCGGTGCTGCTGGCGCTGGCCCAGGCGCTGGAGTGCCTGCACACCGCCGCCGCCGAGGCGATCCAGGTGCACGGCGGGATCGCCATCACCTGGGAGCACGACATCCACCTCTACTTCAAGCGGGCCGTCGCCGACGAGCTGCTGTTCGGGGCGCCGCACCGGCTGCGCGCCCGTGCCGCGGCCCGCGCCGGGCTGTTCCCGCCCGGGCCGCACGCCGGGCGCGGCCGAGCGGCGGCGGTGTGA